One genomic region from Heterodontus francisci isolate sHetFra1 chromosome 14, sHetFra1.hap1, whole genome shotgun sequence encodes:
- the LOC137376897 gene encoding putative per-hexamer repeat protein 5, whose protein sequence is MQTGAWGPLLPGRVQKAGSDSGSGSDSGSGSGSGSGSGSGSGSDSGSGSSSGLGSGSGSGSGSGSSSDSDSGSGLGSVSGSGSGLVSGLGSGSGSGSSSGRLWQTQTLALARARALARDLARAQALAQALAWALAGSDSGSGSGSGSGLGSGSGSGSGLGSGSGSGSGLGSGRLRLWLWLGLWLRLKLRLRLWLWPGLGLGLWRALAGSDSGSGSGSGSGSGSLRLRLDLARALARAQARALAWALAGSDSGSGSGSGSGSGSGSGSGSGSGSDRLWLWLGRARVLALARARALAQAQTQTLALARTRARALAQDLARALARALARAQALAWALALVLALAQAQTQTLAQARARALAQAQTQTLALARARALAQTLAQTGSGSGSGSGSGSGLGSGLGSDSGSGSGSGSGSGSGLGSGSGSNSDLGSDSGSGSGSGSDSDSDSGSGSGSGSGSGSGSGLESGSGSGSGWRSACAGKCHQLQKLELRVMELERWLEILWCIREMENYVDSTFREVVTPQALRRPTLLHQGQALSCATICMVQVTFFIDLHSS, encoded by the exons ATGCAAACTGGGGCCTGGGGCCCACTCTTACCTGGGAGAGTGCAAAAGGCAGGCTCAGACTCTGGCTCAGGCTCAGACTCTGGCTCGGGATCTGGCTCGGGCTCAGGCTCTGGCTCAGGCTCTGGCTCAGACTCTGGCTCGGGCTCGAGCTCTGGCTTGGGCTCTGGCTCGGGCTCTGGCTCTGGCTCTGGCTCAAGCTCAGACTCAGACTCTGGCTCTGGCTTGGGCTCTGTCTCGGGCTCTGGCTCTGGCTTGGTCTCTGGCTTGGGCTCGGGCTCTGGCTCTGGCTCGAGCTCTGGCAGGCTCTGGCAGACTCAGACTCTGGCTCTGGCTCGGGCTCGGGCTCTGGCTCGGGATCTGGCTCGGGCTCAGGCTCTGGCTCAGGCTCTGGCTTGGGCTCTGGCAGGCTCAGACTCTGGCTCTggctcgggctcgggctcgggcttgggctcgggctcgggctcgggctcTGGCTTGGGCTCTGGCTCGGGCTCGGGCTCTGGCTTGGGCTCTGGCAGGCTCAGACTCTGGCTCTGGCTCGGGCTCTGGCTCAGGCTCAAGCTCAGACTCAGACTCTGGCTCTGGCCTGGGCTCGGGCTTGGGCTCTGGCGGGCTCTGGCAGGCTCAGACTCTGGCTCTGGCTCGGGCTCGGGCTCAGGCTCTGGCTCGCTCAGACTCAGACTGGATCTGGCTCGGGCTCTGGCTCGGGCTCAGGCTCGGGCTCTGGCTTGGGCTCTGGCAGGCTCAGACTCTGGCTCTGGCTCGGGCTCTggctcgggctcgggctcgggctcgggctcAGGCTCTGGCTCAGGCTCAGACAGACTCTGGCTCTGGCTCGGACGGGCTCGGGTTCTGGCTCTGGCTCGGGCTCGGGCTCTGGCTCAGGCTCAGACTCAGACTCTGGCTCTGGCTCGGACTCGGGCTCGGGCTCTGGCTCAGGATCTGGCTCGGGCTCTGGCTCGGGCTCTGGCTCGGGCTCAGGCTCTGGCTTGGGCTCTGGCTCTGGTTCTGGCTTTGGCTCAGGCTCAGACTCAGACTCTGGCTCAGGCTCGGGCTCGGGCTCTGGCTCAGGCTCAGACTCAGACTCTGGCTCTGGCTCGGGCTCGGGCTCTGGCTCAGACTCTG GCTCAGACTGGCTCTGGCTCGGGCTCTGGCTCAGGTTCTGGCTCTGGCTTGGGCTCTGGCTTGGGCTCAGACTCTGGCTCTGGCTCGGGCTCTGGCTCAGGTTCTGGCTCTGGCTTGGGCTCTGGCTCAGGCTCAAACTCTGACTTAGGCTCAGACTCTGGCTCTGGCTCTGGCTCTGGCTCAGACTCAGACTCAGACTCAGGCTCTGGTTCTGGCTCTGGTTCTGGCTCGGGCTCTGGCTCTGGCTTGGAATCAGGTTCTGGCTCTGGCTCGGGCTGGAGATCGGCGTGCGCTGG gaagtgccaccagttgcagaagcttgagctccgggttatgGAACTTGAGCGGTGGCTAGAGATACTGTGGTGTATCCGCGAGatggagaactatgtggatagcacgtttagggaggtggtcacaccgcag GCACTACGCAGGCCTACCTTGCTTCACCAGGGGCAGGCATTGTCGTGCGCCACTATCTGCATGGTCCAGGTGACATTCTTCATTGATCTtcattcatcctag